One stretch of Mangifera indica cultivar Alphonso chromosome 9, CATAS_Mindica_2.1, whole genome shotgun sequence DNA includes these proteins:
- the LOC123225172 gene encoding uncharacterized protein LOC123225172 encodes MASSSSSSSSLTRASVTVTDAASWYCAIVLLALILLCSIRENNSLPDETQVKGNQLLDRPCDEIYVVGEGETLHTISDKCGDPYIVERNPHIHDPDDVFPGLVIKITPSEPRKLR; translated from the coding sequence atggcttcttcttcttcttcatcttcttccttaacCAGAGCCTCAGTAACCGTTACCGATGCCGCCTCTTGGTACTGTGCCATTGTGCTATTAGCCTTAATACTACTCTGCTCAATCAGAGAGAACAATTCCCTTCCCGATGAAACTCAAGTGAAAGGCAACCAGCTTTTAGACAGACCCTGTGATGAAATCTACGTGGTGGGTGAAGGCGAGACCCTCCACACCATCAGCGACAAGTGTGGCGACCCGTATATAGTTGAGCGCAACCCGCATATCCATGACCCGGATGATGTCTTCCCGGGTCTCGTCATCAAAATTACTCCTTCGGAACCCAGAAAGTTGAGGTAG
- the LOC123226085 gene encoding sorbitol dehydrogenase, with protein sequence MGKGGMSHGEMKDGEEVNMAAWLVGVNTLKIQPFNLPSLGPYDVRVRMKAVGICGSDVHYLKTMRCADFVVKEPMVIGHECAGIIEEVGSEVKTLVPGDRVALEPGISCWRCSQCKEGRYNLCPEMKFFATPPVHGSLANQVVHPADLCFKLPDNVSLEEGAMCEPLSVGVHACRRANIGPETNVLIMGAGPIGLVTMLAARAFGAPRIVIVDVDDYRLSVAKGLGADDIVKVSTNLQDVAEEVAQIHKVMGGRVDVSFDCAGFNKTMSTALDTTHAGGKVCLVGMGHNEMTVPLTPAAAREVDVIGIFRYKNTWPLCLEFIRSGKINVKPLITHRFGFSQQEVEEAFETSARGGTAIKVMFNL encoded by the exons ATGGGGAAAGGAGGAATGTCACATGGGGAAATGAAGGATGGAGAGGAAGTGAACATGGCTGCTTGGCTTGTGGGTGTCAATACCCTCAAGATTCAACCTTTCAACCTTCCTTCTCTGg GACCATATGATGTTAGAGTTAGAATGAAAGCTGTTGGTATATGTGGAAGTGATGTTCACTATCTCAAG ACCATGAGATGTGCAGATTTTGTTGTTAAAGAGCCGATGGTGATTGGTCATGAGTGTGCTGGGATCATAGAGGAGGTGGGAAGTGAAGTAAAGACTTTAGTGCCTGGTGATCGTGTCGCCCTGGAACCAGGGATCAGCTGCTGGCGATGCAGTCAGTGCAAAGAAGGTCGATACAATCTATGCCCTGAAATGAAGTTCTTTGCAACTCCTCCAGTTCATGGTTCTCTTGCCAACCAG GTGGTGCATCCTGCAGACTTATGTTTTAAACTGCCTGATAATGTGAGCTTAGAGGAAGGGGCTATGTGTGAGCCCTTAAGTGTTGGTGTCCACGCTTGCCGCCGTGCTAATATTGGTCCAGAGACAAATGTATTGATTATGGGAGCAGGGCCTATAGGGCTTGTCACAATGCTAGCAGCTCGAGCTTTTGGAGCTCCAAGAATTGTCATTGTGGATGTGGATGACTATCGTTTATCTGTCGCCAAGGGACTTGGCGCAGATGATATCGTCAAAGTTTCAACAAATTTGCAG GATGTTGCCGAAGAAGTAGCACAGATACATAAAGTTATGGGTGGGAGAGTGGATGTGAGCTTTGATTGTGCAGGCTTTAACAAAACTATGTCAACAGCTTTGGATACCACTCATGCAGGCGGCAAAGTGTGCCTTGTGGGGATGGGCCATAATGAGATGACTGTGCCCCTAACTCCAGCAGCTGCAAG GGAGGTTGATGTGATCGGGATCTTTCGATACAAGAACACATGGCCACTATGCCTGGAATTCATAAGAAGTGGTAAAATCAACGTTAAGCCACTGATAACTCATAGATTCGGATTCTCTCAGCAGGAGGTGGAAGAAGCATTTGAGACTAGTGCCCGTGGTGGCACTGCCATTAAGGTCATGTTTAATCTGTAA
- the LOC123226125 gene encoding zinc finger CCCH domain-containing protein 48-like: MDLDANGGNKRVFQRLGVGPSTTDTKQKVCYHWRAGKCNRFPCPFLHRELPLPPQKTGPANGATVKRFANSSWGRVGNNNRPVRKTEKVCTYWVEGKCGYGEKCKFLHSWFLGEGFRLLTQLEGHQKVVSGIALPSGSDKLYSGSQDETVRVWDCASGQCMGVVNLGGELGCMINEGPWIFVGQPNVVKAWNTQTNTDLSLTGPVGQVYALAVGNDLLLAGTQDGSILAWKFNAATNGFEPAASLKSHNLAVVSLVVGANKLYSGSMDNSIRAWDLETLQCIQTLTEHTSVVMSLLCWDQFLLSCSLDKTIKVWAATESGNLEVTYTHTEDHGVLTMCGMPDSEGKPVLLCSCNDNSVHLYDLPSFSERGKIFAKQDIRSIQLGPGGLFFTGDGTGQVKVWQWWNGSADTS; encoded by the exons ATGGATTTAGACGCGAATGGAGGAAATAAGCGTGTGTTTCAGCGGTTGGGAGTTGGGCCTTCAACAACCGACACAAAGCAGAAAGTTTGCTACCACTGGCGAGCGGGAAAGTGTAACCGATTTCCTTGCCCGTTCTTGCACAGAGAATTGCCGCTTCCGCCGCAGAAGACGGGGCCGGCCAACGGAGCCACAGTGAAGCGGTTTGCGAATTCATCTTGGGGTAGAGTTGGGAACAATAATCGGCCGGTGAGGAAGACGGAGAAAGTGTGTACTTATTGGGTTGAAGGGAAGTGCGGTTACGGGGAGAAGTGTAAATTTTTGCATTCCTGGTTTTTGGGTGAGGGTTTTAGGTTGTTAACGCAACTTGAAGGCCACCAGAAG GTTGTTAGTGGAATTGCGTTGCCATCGGGATCCGATAAGCTTTATTCAGGAAGTCAAGATGAGACTGTGAGGGTTTGGGATTGTGCGTCTGGCCAG TGTATGGGTGTGGTTAATCTTGGTGGTGAACTTGGTTGTATGATTAATGAAGGTCCATGGATTTTTGTGGGTCAACCAAATGTTgtcaag GCATGGAATACCCAAACAAATACTGACCTTAGTCTTACTGGACCAGTTGGACAAGTTTATGCTTTGGCCGTGGGCAATGATTTGCTCTTAGCTGGTACACAG GATGGGTCTATATTGGCATGGAAATTTAATGCTGCTACCAACGGCTTTGAACCAGCAGCATCACTTAAAAGTCACAATCTTGCAGTTGTTTCTTTAGTGGTTGGAGCTAATAAACTTTACTCTGGTTCTATGGACAATTCTATAAGA GCCTGGGACCTTGAAACTTTGCAGTGCATACAAACTTTAACTGAGCATACTTCAGTTGTGATGTCCCTTCTTTGCTGGGACCAGTTTCTCTTATCATGTTCATTGGACAAAACAATAAAG GTTTGGGCTGCTACAGAAAGTGGAAACTTGGAAGTAACGTATACACACACTGAAGATCAT GGAGTGCTTACTATGTGCGGAATGCCTGATTCGGAAGGCAAGCCAGTCTTGCTTTGCTCTTGCAATGACAACTCTGTTCATCTCTATGATTTGCCATC GTTCTCTGAAAGGGGTAAAATCTTTGCCAAGCAGGATATTCGATCCATCCAACTAGGTCCTGGTGGTCTGTTTTTTACTGGTGATGGAACTGGGCAAGTGAAAGTGTGGCAATGGTGGAATGGATCGGCTGATACGTCTTGA
- the LOC123225076 gene encoding pentatricopeptide repeat-containing protein At2g22410, mitochondrial-like has translation MKFARSIKRLFTTSSANSKLERISKKIVSINSIKELHAQLIRTQLHKDPFSVSHVIKSYALSESSFYLNKAHLVFNQLEERTLLVFNHMIHGFSQSDQPNKALDMYNNMYHQGLAGDNLTFIFVFKACARVKDVFLGQKFHSHAMKLGFESYLFVSNALIHMYASYGNLSQAHQVFDGMCNRDLVSWNSLICGYSQCNKFEEVLGLFNSMQEANVKADAVTMVRVILASIYLGNWDTADSMVKYIEENNIETNVYLGNTLIDMYGRRGWVVLAWETFNQMRYKNVVSWNAMIRGYVKARLLVDARKLFDVMPKRDVISWTSMITGYSQANQSAEAVKLFREMMLAKVKPDEITVASVLSSCAHLGSLDVGEAIHEYIQRHAIKSDIYVGNSLIDMYCKCGVVEKALVVFHEMKKKDSVSWTSLISGLAVNGFADYAIELFTQMLREGLQPTHGTFVGVLLACTHAGLIDEGLKFFGSMKTVYGLTPEMKHYGCVVDLLSRSGHLGRAYEFMKTMPIDPDVVVWRILLSACKLHGNLVLAEIATNKLLELDPSNSGNYILLSNTYAGSDRWDDARNIRELMKDTGVLKPSGWSSIEVNGITMSY, from the coding sequence ATGAAATTCGCAAGATCCATTAAGCGTCTCTTTACCACCTCTTCAGCCAACTCAAAATTAGAGCGAATAAGCAAGAAAATAGTCTCCATCAACTCCATTAAAGAGCTCCATGCGCAGCTTATCAGAACCCAACTACACAAAGACCCATTTTCGGTATCTCATGTTATAAAATCATACGCTTTATCTGAATCTTCCTTTTATTTGAACAAAGcacatttagttttcaatcaaCTTGAAGAACGCACATTGTTGGTTTTTAATCATATGATCCATGGTTTCTCCCAAAGTGACCAACCAAATAAAGCTTTAGATATGtacaataatatgtatcatcaaGGTTTGGCTGGTGATAATTTGACctttatatttgtattcaaGGCTTGCGCTCGTGTTAAGGATGTTTTTCTTGGTCAAAAGTTTCATTCCCATGCTATGAAACTTGGGTTTGAATCGTATCTATTTGTTTCAAATGCATTAATTCACATGTATGCTTCATACGGTAATTTAAGTCAAGCACATCAAGTGTTTGATGGGATGTGTAACAGGGATTTGGTATCGTGGAATTCGTTAATTTGTGGTTACAGTCAGTGCAATAAGTTTGAAGAGGTATTGGGTTTATTTAATTCAATGCAAGAAGCTAATGTAAAGGCTGATGCAGTGACAATGGTGAGAGTTATTTTAGCTAGTATTTATTTGGGCAATTGGGATACTGCAGATTCTATGGTTAAGTATATTGAGGAAAACAATATAGAGACCAATGTTTACTTGGGAAATACTTTGATAGACATGTACGGACGGCGTGGTTGGGTGGTTTTGGCATGGGAGACTTTTAATCAAATGCGATATAAAAATGTAGTTTCTTGGAATGCTATGATCAGGGGTTATGTTAAAGCAAGGCTTTTAGTTGATGCGCGGAAACTTTTTGATGTGATGCCGAAAAGGGATGTGATATCTTGGACTTCTATGATCACAGGATACTCGCAAGCTAACCAATCTGCTGAGGCAGTGAAGCTTTTCAGGGAAATGATGTTAGCCAAAGTGAAGCCTGATGAAATCACAGTGGCAAGCGTTCTTTCTTCTTGTGCACATTTGGGCTCACTGGATGTGGGGGAGGCAATTCATGAATATATACAGAGGCATGCTATAAAATCAGATATTTATGTGGGGAATTCACTTATTGATATGTATTGCAAATGTGGGGTGGTTGAGAAGGCATTAGTGGTGTTTcatgaaatgaaaaagaaggatTCTGTCTCATGGACCTCACTTATCTCAGGCCTTGCTGTGAATGGTTTTGCTGATTATGCAATTGAGCTTTTCACACAAATGTTGAGAGAAGGTTTGCAACCAACTCATGGAACTTTTGTTGGGGTATTGCTAGCTTGCACTCATGCTGGATTGATAGATGAGGGATTGAAATTTTTTGGAAGTATGAAAACAGTGTATGGACTAACACCAGAAATGAAACACTATGGGTGTGTTGTGGACCTTTTGAGCCGCTCAGGCCATCTAGGGAGAGCATACGAGTTTATGAAAACAATGCCAATAGATCCAGATGTTGTAGTATGGAGAATATTGCTGAGTGCTTGTAAGCTTCACGGGAATTTGGTCCTAGCTGAGATTGCTACAAACAAACTTCTTGAATTGGATCCTTCTAACAGTGGGAACTATATTCTCTTGTCAAATACTTATGCAGGTTCAGATAGATGGGATGATGCTAGAAACATTCGAGAGTTGATGAAGGATACTGGTGTGCTGAAGCCATCTGGTTGGAGTTCCATTGAAGTAAATGGAATCACAATGTCATATTAA
- the LOC123225661 gene encoding protein HOTHEAD-like has product MALQWWRFFPFSLVAIFIFHGFCLSEKAPYYTFVKEATSAPPISYYDYIIVGGGTAGCPLAATLSEDAVVLVLERGGSPYTKPNDIGNFATTLSDTSPTSPAQQFISEDGVYNARARVLGGGSVLNAGFYTRAGENYTRKAGWREDLVKRSYEWVEKKVAFEPPMLHWQSAVRDGLIEVGVLPYNGFTYDHIYGTKVGGTIFDSDGHRHTAADLLEYADPQKITVYLHATVQKILFTTKGRRPRPEAHCVVFQDASGGTHKACLIKSFGMSEIILSAGAIGSPQLLMLSGVGPAKQLRQHGIDVVVDQPLVGQGMADNPMNALFIPSPLPVEVSLIQVVGITRFDSYIETASGLSFAYSWAQRLSADYELFSNQSRRQPSLVTPEAMASALETVQSYMNGTIRAGVIVEKIMGPISTGHLDLRSTDADDNPSVTFNYFQDPEDLKRCVQGMQIIINVVNSRALAKFRYSDMPIQGLLNLIVNVPTNLRPRHLSAAVSLEQFCRDTVMTIWHYHGGCQVGRVVDDNYKVLGIDALRVVDGSTFFNSPGTNPQATVMMLGRYMGLRILQERKRLPSGKK; this is encoded by the exons ATGGCTTTGCAATGGTGGAGATTTTTCCCATTTTCTCTTGTTGCCATTTTCATCTTCCATGGCTTCTGTCTCTCAGAGAAAG CTCCATACTACACGTTTGTCAAAGAAGCAACTTCAGCTCCGCCGATTTCATATTACGATTACATAATCGTCGGTGGAGGAACCGCTGGCTGTCCCTTGGCTGCAACTCTCTCGGAGGATGCGGTGGTTTTAGTCTTGGAAAGAGGCGGCTCACCGTACACAAAACCAAACGACATAGGCAACTTCGCCACCACTCTGTCGGACACTTCCCCGACATCGCCAGCCCAACAGTTTATCTCCGAGGACGGCGTGTACAACGCCCGTGCCCGTGTTCTCGGCGGCGGGAGTGTTCTCAACGCCGGATTCTACACGCGAGCTGGTGAAAATTACACCAGAAAAGCCGGGTGGAGGGAAGATTTGGTGAAGCGTTCTTATGAATGGGTGGAGAAGAAGGTGGCCTTTGAACCACCGATGTTACATTGGCAATCCGCCGTGAGAGATGGGTTGATTGAAGTTGGAGTGTTGCCGTACAACGGCTTCACGTATGATCATATATATGGGACGAAGGTCGGTGGAACTATTTTTGACAGCGATGGCCATCGACACACTGCCGCCGATTTGCTAGAATATGCTGATCCTCAGAAGATTACGGTTTATTTGCATGCCACCGTGCAGAAAATCTTGTTTACAACGAAag GGAGACGACCGAGGCCAGAAGCTCATTGTGTGGTATTTCAAGATGCGTCAGGAGGGACCCATAAAGCCTGCTTAATCAAAAGCTTCGGCATGAGTGAGATAATTTTGTCGGCCGGTGCAATCGGGAGTCCGCAGCTGCTGATGCTGAGCGGCGTTGGACCTGCCAAGCAGCTTCGGCAGCACGGCATCGACGTGGTGGTGGACCAACCGTTAGTGGGGCAAGGGATGGCCGATAATCCGATGAACGCCCTTTTCATCCCTTCGCCACTGCCTGTTGAGGTCTCACTGATTCAAGTCGTCGGCATCACAAGGTTCGATAGCTACATCGAAACAGCCAGTGGTTTGAGCTTCGCTTACTCTTGGGCTCAAAGGCTTTCTGCAGACTATGAATTGTTCTCTAATCAG AGTAGACGACAGCCGTCCCTGGTGACGCCAGAAGCAATGGCGAGCGCTCTTGAAACCGTGCAATCCTACATGAATGGAACAATAAGAGCTGGAGTTATCGTTGAGAAGATAATGGGTCCAATCTCCACCGGTCATCTTGATCTCCGATCCACTGATGCCGACGATAACCCTTCTGTAACTTTCAACTATTTTCAGGATCCTGAAGACTTAAAACGATGCGTCCAGGGGATGCAAATCATCATCAATGTCGTCAATTCCAGAGCTCTGGCAAAGTTTCGTTACAGTGACATGCCTATTCAGGGCCTCTTAAACTTGATAGTGAACGTCCCCACGAACCTGAGACCGAGGCACCTCAGCGCGGCAGTTTCCCTGGAACAGTTTTGCAGAGACACTGTGATGACCATTTGGCATTACCATGGCGGGTGTCAAGTTGGAAGAGTGGTTGATGATAATTATAAAGTTCTTGGCATCGACGCTCTCAGGGTTGTTGATGGCTCTACTTTTTTCAACTCTCCTGGAACCAATCCTCAGGCTACTGTGATGATGCTTGGAAGGTACATGGGATTAAGGATTTTGCAGGAGAGAAAGAGACTGCCCTCTGGGAAGAagtag